Proteins co-encoded in one Malus sylvestris chromosome 7, drMalSylv7.2, whole genome shotgun sequence genomic window:
- the LOC126629937 gene encoding subtilisin-like protease SBT4.14 isoform X6, with protein MALTPWFLLLISLISTLPVDVTLSAAHQDTRKDYIVYMGDKPKPEVSTTTTSALHVNMLQNVIDDSNIAHESLLLHSYKRTFNGFAAKLTEEEAQKLAGMDGVVSVFPSETKKLQTTRSWDFIGFPEMVKRSAIETDIIVGVIDTGIWPESASFSDAGFGPPPKRWKGACKGEGNFTCNNKIIGARYYRSQPYPQNSSDILSPRDTDGHGTHTASTAAGNLVSKASLYGLGLGTARGGVPSARIAVYKVCWSDGCPDADILAAFDDAIADGVDILSVSLGGFKPLDYFRNSIDIGAFHALRKGIFTSASAGNEGPNLKTITNFAPWYLAVAASTIDRHFDTKVQLGNHKIYEGIVTNTFELKGKFYPIVYAADVPDTAAGYDGKTSRNPTATIWKSTEGMDALAPYVPSFSSRGPNPNTPNILKPDIASPGVSILAAWSPIAPVSGFEGDDRVTSYNIISGTSMACPHAAGVAAYVKSFHPNWSPAAILSALTTTAKPMSANLNPEAEFAYGAGLLNPSRSPYPGLVYDAAEIDYVNFLCAQGYSTKLLKALTGDSYSCSSSQSSHGTLSDHLNYPSVALSTSNPKSVKGIFNRTVTNVGSPKSTYKAQVSAPPGLEIKVNPSVLKFTSLGQKLSFQVTVKGLIEKTIVSGSLVWDDGKFQVRSPIVVYFVF; from the exons CAATATTGCGCACGAATCTCTGCTTCTGCACAGCTACAAGAGAACCTTCAATGGCTTTGCTGCCAAGCTAACAGAGGAAGAAGCACAGAAGTTGGCTG GAATGGATGGTGTGGTGTCAGTTTTCCCTAGTGAAACTAAGAAGCTCCAAACAACAAGGTCATGGGACTTCATTGGGTTTCCTGAAATGGTGAAGAGAAGCGCCATTGAAACTGATATCATTGTCGGGGTAATTGACACTGGAATTTGGCCTGAATCTGCCAGCTTCAGTGACGCCGGGTTTGGTCCACCCCCCAAAAGGTGGAAAGGCGCATGCAAGGGCGAAGGCAATTTTACTTGCAACAA TAAAATTATCGGAGCACGGTATTACCGCAGTCAACCCTACCCACAAAATAGCAGTGATATCTTGTCTCCGAGGGACACGGATGGCCATGGAACCCACACTGCATCAACAGCAGCAGGGAACTTAGTTAGCAAGGCAAGTCTGTATGGTTTAGGGTTGGGGACAGCAAGAGGAGGGGTGCCATCAGCACGCATTGCGGTGTACAAAGTTTGTTGGTCAGATGGGTGCCCGGATGCTGATATTCTAGCGGCATTCGATGATGCCATAGCTGACGGTGTTGACATACTCTCTGTCTCCCTTGGGGGGTTTAAACCGTTAGATTATTTCAGAAATTCCATTGACATTGGAGCTTTTCACGCTTTAAGAAAAGGAATATTCACTTCCGCGTCTGCTGGCAATGAAGGGCCAAACCTGAAAACTATTACAAACTTTGCACCATGGTATCTTGCTGTGGCTGCTAGCACCATAGATCGCCACTTTGATACCAAGGTTCAATTGGGAAACCACAAAATTTATGAG GGAATAGTAACAAACACATTTGAACTCAAGGGTAAATTCTACCCCATAGTATATGCTGCAGACGTTCCAGATACGGCAGCTGGTTACGATGGGAAAACATCCAG GAACCCAACAGCAACAATTTGGAAAAGTACTGAGGGTATGGATGCACTGGCACCATACGTACCTTCATTCTCATCAAGGGGTCCAAATCCAAACACTCCTAACATTCTCAAG CCAGATATCGCTTCTCCTGGAGTTTCCATTCTAGCAGCATGGTCTCCAATTGCCCCAGTTTCAGGTTTTGAAGGTGATGACAGGGTAACTTCATACAATATAATCTCGGGGACATCAATGGCATGCCCACATGCTGCGGGCGTGGCTGCATACGTCAAATCATTTCACCCCAATTGGTCACCTGCTGCTATCCTGTCAGCTCTTACGACTACTG CCAAACCTATGAGTGCAAATCTTAACCCTGAAGCCGAATTCGCGTACGGTGCTGGCCTACTAAATCCTAGTAGGTCTCCGTATCCTGGTTTGGTATACGACGCTGCTGAAATCGATTACGTAAATTTTTTGTGTGCACAAGGCTATAGTACCAAATTATTGAAAGCTCTTACCGGGGATAGCTATAGCTGCTCATCATCACAATCTAGTCATGGAACACTCAGTGATCATCTAAACTATCCTTCTGTTGCACTTTCCACCTCGAACCCTAAATCCGTCAAAGGCATTTTCAATAGGACCGTCACAAATGTTGGATCACCAAAGTCCACATATAAAGCTCAAGTGAGTGCACCACCAGGACTTGAAATCAAAGTTAATCCAAGCGTTCTAAAGTTCACATCTCTCGGGCAGAAGCTATCGTTTCAAGTCACGGTGAAAGGGTTGATTGAAAAAACCATAGTCTCTGGTTCTCTGGTGTGGGATGATGGTAAATTCCAAGTGAGGAGCCCCATTGTTGTGTATTTTGTGTTTTGA